In Gracilimonas sp., a single window of DNA contains:
- a CDS encoding NADH-quinone oxidoreductase subunit C, protein MSLELNDTLQGVVDGLSSNYSEDLIEVYQSCDHTYIRTEAENIVELCKYLKEKHHFIFLCDILGTDRYTSDERFEVIYNMMNLRSRDRLFIKIRVEEENPVVKTVTPIWKAAGWYEREVYDMFGIRFEGHPDHRRIFMPEDYEYFPLRKEFPLLGIPGSIELPNTTPDTE, encoded by the coding sequence ATGAGTTTAGAATTGAACGACACATTACAAGGCGTAGTTGACGGGCTTTCTTCTAACTATTCGGAAGATTTGATTGAAGTCTACCAGTCTTGTGATCATACCTACATTCGCACAGAAGCTGAAAATATTGTTGAACTTTGTAAGTACCTCAAGGAAAAGCATCACTTTATTTTTCTTTGTGATATACTCGGAACCGATCGGTACACTTCAGATGAAAGATTTGAAGTTATTTATAATATGATGAACCTCAGAAGTCGCGACCGTCTGTTTATAAAGATAAGAGTTGAAGAAGAAAACCCTGTTGTTAAAACCGTGACTCCCATTTGGAAAGCTGCGGGGTGGTATGAACGTGAAGTTTATGATATGTTTGGTATTCGCTTTGAGGGACATCCGGATCATCGCAGAATATTTATGCCGGAAGATTACGAATACTTCCCCCTTAGAAAAGAATTTCCGCTGTTGGGTATTCCCGGTTCCATTGAACTGCCTAACACAACCCCAGATACGGAGTAA